A section of the Anabaena cylindrica PCC 7122 genome encodes:
- a CDS encoding acetate--CoA ligase family protein translates to MIQTQSSDVIRINARTTDVFDIFNLKYYIGPNPYLDRGALVFDFALTGFGEPLKIEEYVADISKMYSHLGKQTYNSYADLFARVVSEVGKLDMGLHLNHWSVKPEQDFVRISIQSLHELTSRAVVYFVWDWWETITQHEEFLFEEGLIKLQNRFRLSAYGGPTVYALFQTAYNQGIPAFYLWEEGLMQYGFGRKLVRGVATTFDSDSHIDSEFSTRKDDCKEFLHKLGFPIPEGKIVFSEQEAVEVARDIGYPVAVKPVVGHKGIGVTPDVQNVRELASAYSRASIAIPEEQPRRIIVEKSIRGKDFRLLCVNGRFIAATERCPASVTGDGSATVKELIRRENRKPERWDTPTSPMSRIEIDEALERYIDEQGLRLDSIIESDRTVYLRKVANLSAGGTSIDATKIIHHDNIILAQDIAQYFRLTCLGIDIIAENISESWKTGNFAILEINSAPGILMHLNPAMGESVDVPAQILSTFFQSGRDSRIPIITFNQIYLSELQSTIDHILSQHPEWTIGAICRQGIFVNRSQKVLRKDYNSNVQTLLRNPKLDLLIVEYSEDLLEEDGMFYQGSNIVVLDNPSETEMMLVRDICDDSIEVMKKEQEVSIRRQGLIEDYTLGADEPFTRVYLKEISSIL, encoded by the coding sequence ATGATTCAAACACAAAGCAGCGATGTCATCCGCATCAATGCCAGAACAACTGATGTCTTCGACATTTTTAATTTAAAATATTACATTGGTCCAAATCCCTATTTAGATAGAGGTGCATTAGTTTTTGATTTCGCTTTAACTGGGTTTGGAGAGCCACTAAAGATAGAAGAATATGTTGCCGATATTAGCAAGATGTATTCTCACTTAGGCAAGCAGACATATAATTCCTATGCTGATTTGTTTGCTCGTGTTGTTTCCGAAGTGGGAAAATTAGATATGGGTTTGCACCTCAATCACTGGAGTGTCAAGCCTGAGCAGGATTTTGTCAGAATTAGCATCCAATCACTACATGAACTGACAAGTAGAGCAGTAGTTTATTTTGTTTGGGATTGGTGGGAAACTATTACTCAACATGAGGAGTTTTTGTTTGAAGAAGGGTTGATAAAACTGCAAAACAGATTTCGTTTATCTGCTTACGGCGGCCCCACGGTTTATGCTTTATTCCAGACGGCTTATAACCAAGGTATTCCCGCTTTCTATTTATGGGAAGAGGGATTAATGCAATATGGTTTTGGTAGAAAACTGGTGCGGGGAGTAGCGACTACTTTTGATAGTGATAGTCATATAGATTCAGAATTTTCCACGCGCAAGGATGATTGTAAAGAATTTTTACACAAATTGGGTTTCCCGATTCCAGAGGGCAAAATTGTTTTTTCTGAACAGGAAGCTGTGGAGGTAGCCAGAGATATTGGCTACCCAGTTGCTGTTAAGCCGGTAGTAGGTCATAAAGGAATTGGTGTAACTCCTGATGTGCAGAATGTGAGAGAGTTGGCATCGGCTTATAGTAGAGCGTCGATAGCGATTCCTGAAGAACAGCCAAGGCGAATTATTGTGGAGAAAAGTATCAGGGGAAAAGATTTTCGGTTACTGTGTGTTAATGGTAGATTTATTGCTGCTACAGAACGCTGTCCGGCATCAGTTACGGGTGATGGTTCGGCAACTGTCAAAGAATTAATTAGACGGGAAAATCGCAAACCGGAACGTTGGGATACACCAACTTCACCGATGAGTAGGATTGAGATTGATGAGGCGCTAGAAAGGTATATAGATGAACAGGGTTTGAGGTTGGATAGTATCATTGAAAGCGATCGCACTGTTTATTTGCGTAAAGTTGCTAACCTTTCCGCTGGTGGCACAAGTATTGATGCTACAAAAATAATTCACCATGATAATATCATCCTGGCTCAAGATATAGCCCAATATTTTCGCCTCACTTGTTTGGGAATTGATATCATTGCTGAAAATATTTCTGAATCTTGGAAAACTGGTAACTTTGCTATCTTAGAAATTAACTCTGCACCGGGAATTTTAATGCATCTTAACCCGGCAATGGGTGAAAGTGTTGATGTTCCTGCTCAGATTTTGTCAACTTTTTTTCAGTCTGGTAGAGATTCCAGAATTCCCATTATCACTTTTAATCAAATTTATTTAAGTGAGTTACAATCAACAATTGATCACATTCTTTCACAACATCCTGAATGGACAATTGGGGCTATTTGTCGTCAAGGAATTTTCGTCAATCGTTCCCAAAAGGTATTGAGAAAAGATTACAATAGTAATGTCCAAACTTTGTTGCGTAATCCCAAACTTGATTTACTCATTGTTGAATACTCAGAAGATCTTCTGGAAGAAGATGGGATGTTTTACCAGGGAAGCAATATTGTTGTTTTGGATAATCCCAGTGAAACTGAGATGATGTTAGTCAGAGATATTTGTGATGATTCAATTGAGGTGATGAAGAAAGAACAAGAGGTTTCTATTCGCCGTCAAGGATTAATTGAAGATTACACGTTGGGTGCTGATGAACCTTTTACGAGGGTTTATTTGAAGGAAATTAGCTCGATTTTGTAA
- a CDS encoding cyanophycinase: MSENQNKGQLVIIGGAEEKNGDAPILREFVRRAGGVKANIVIMTAATELPREVGEKYIEVFQRLGASEVRIIDTTTREDASSSTALEAIHRATGIFFTGGEQARITSILKNTEIDAAIHKRHSEGAVVAGTSAGAAVMPDKMIVEGDSQTSARLNIVEMGPGLGFLPGVVIDQHFSERGRLGRLITALVQEPVVLGFGIDENTAMVVSDGQIEVFGEGSVTIVDESEGTYNNMDQILKDEPLAVCGVKLHILPHGHKFDLKTRQPILDRQTSVTRMSVT; this comes from the coding sequence ATGTCTGAGAATCAAAACAAAGGACAATTAGTAATTATTGGTGGTGCTGAAGAAAAAAACGGAGATGCACCGATTTTACGAGAGTTTGTCCGCCGTGCTGGAGGTGTAAAAGCCAATATTGTAATTATGACAGCCGCAACGGAATTACCTAGAGAAGTAGGAGAAAAATATATTGAAGTATTCCAACGTTTAGGAGCTTCAGAAGTTCGTATCATTGATACGACGACCCGTGAAGATGCATCCTCGTCTACAGCATTAGAAGCAATTCATAGAGCAACAGGTATCTTTTTTACTGGGGGAGAGCAAGCGAGGATTACTAGTATTCTCAAAAATACTGAAATTGATGCAGCCATTCACAAAAGACATTCTGAAGGTGCTGTTGTCGCTGGGACTAGTGCAGGTGCTGCTGTGATGCCAGATAAAATGATTGTAGAAGGTGACTCTCAAACCAGCGCCAGATTAAACATTGTGGAAATGGGGCCTGGTCTTGGTTTTCTCCCTGGTGTCGTCATCGATCAGCATTTTTCTGAACGCGGACGTTTGGGACGTTTAATTACTGCTTTGGTACAAGAACCTGTAGTTTTAGGCTTTGGTATTGATGAAAATACGGCTATGGTAGTATCCGATGGACAGATAGAAGTTTTTGGTGAGGGTTCAGTCACGATTGTTGATGAATCAGAAGGTACATATAACAATATGGATCAAATATTGAAAGATGAACCCTTAGCTGTTTGTGGTGTGAAGCTGCATATTTTGCCCCATGGTCACAAATTTGACTTGAAAACTCGTCAACCTATTTTAGATCGTCAAACTTCTGTTACTAGAATGAGCGTGACATAA
- a CDS encoding CHAT domain-containing protein: protein MWQMLRWLLQWLNSFLKYPFHSRRTHDADADKGYRVVNSPPELTNADLEVLFNQLLEGVHQARGQQWALKYLQRMEPRITVERWIDWLLIFGEKLLASPAPNNQIATRMVQLGELNVGRVGELAAEIGIQLLRRDFLNQEYVSNSEPVEVTAAAAVKPLLEETPGQKLLRDLGEKLWEHDQDETVHTSAASPILEQIWVNSEELSYEDAQADLSEAVVFEYVGEEASTVEELEEVASSSLTENWDRSLVNLEPQVAHTLDELVVRLEQSTNLVQQLASELAIRESQAIIERPSFQLTVTNQAQAWFYQGLQQAKSGDLLGALAFYNQATKMQPEDHEYWFNQGLTLFHLQRLTEAIAAYDQALSLKPDFHKAWYNRGGILGEFGDFDNAIASFDQAIQFKPDYQEAWSSRGLALLKLGLIWEAISSYDQALKLQPHDQETWYYRGVALAVGEQYEDAIASYDRAIDIQPDYHEVWIDRGVVLFSLKRWSEAIESWDQALSIQPDVYLACYNRGIALENLGRREEAITSYQQAITIKPDFHPAWYNQAVALFYLDRFPEAIACYDSALEIKLDYWEAWLGRAGAVANLVNDKLPLNIPSSIAASNPALNQRGYEGKLATYQEGLKYLRPDTHPEGWGRLHLAMGNTHYEQGKKQPIPRYFWQKAVSEYQQALLTLTAEDFSELHLDVLQSLTKTLVGLGQTASAQEIQQQGLDLLQQLLNQTTRPEQSKKQLALKFAGLKQLAVDLAVNVGDLVEAWEIAEQGKNTCLKLLLSSWSEEIYFPNYDAIQQLLNPTTAIIYWHLSPAALHTFIIKDQAPSPILLLTPIQDIEAIPEAVKRLVEFEAWLENWQKEYPANNHYHSRNWEIEQRLLKLQNILNISTIIQELECITNLILIPHRDLHKLPLQALFPLHQPDLPNYTINYLPSIQIGLNLKTNSLSNWQQQKFLSVENPASLDNKDSSEFASVIVRQMFDYAQHIKGTQVTRDNLENALVADYNIFHFTGHAINNLSEVRKSALVLANEDKLTLEQINQQTFTNYNLFTLTNSENVINKNQNISGEYVGLATGLLNAGVPYVVSTIWTVESSVTNLVIIEFYRRLLTHHSPIISLAEATTWLRNITVVELIAWYEDLLPNLHPEEFQLRNYVATQIDKHSKLASYKQPYNNPYYWATFIITGCN, encoded by the coding sequence ATGTGGCAAATGCTCAGGTGGCTATTGCAGTGGCTTAACAGTTTTTTGAAGTACCCTTTTCACAGTCGTCGGACTCATGATGCCGACGCTGATAAGGGATATAGGGTGGTAAACTCTCCACCAGAATTAACCAATGCGGATCTGGAAGTTTTGTTTAACCAGCTGCTGGAAGGTGTGCATCAAGCACGAGGACAACAATGGGCGCTGAAGTATTTGCAGCGGATGGAACCTCGGATTACTGTTGAACGCTGGATAGATTGGCTGCTGATATTTGGTGAAAAATTGTTAGCGTCACCAGCGCCAAATAATCAGATAGCAACGCGGATGGTGCAACTAGGTGAACTAAATGTCGGCAGAGTTGGTGAACTTGCGGCTGAAATTGGTATCCAATTATTGAGACGTGATTTCTTAAATCAAGAATATGTATCAAATTCTGAACCAGTAGAGGTGACAGCCGCAGCAGCAGTAAAGCCATTGCTAGAAGAGACTCCTGGGCAAAAATTGCTGAGAGATTTGGGTGAAAAGTTATGGGAACATGATCAAGATGAAACTGTCCATACCTCAGCCGCATCCCCAATATTGGAGCAGATATGGGTTAACTCAGAAGAATTGAGTTATGAAGATGCTCAAGCAGATTTATCTGAGGCTGTGGTTTTTGAATATGTTGGAGAAGAAGCTTCAACAGTTGAGGAATTAGAAGAAGTTGCATCTTCTTCTTTGACAGAGAATTGGGATCGATCGCTTGTAAATTTAGAGCCGCAGGTTGCACACACTCTAGATGAGTTGGTGGTGCGGTTGGAGCAAAGTACTAATTTAGTTCAACAACTAGCTTCGGAACTAGCAATCCGTGAAAGCCAAGCCATTATTGAACGGCCATCGTTTCAATTGACTGTGACTAATCAGGCTCAAGCATGGTTTTACCAAGGTTTGCAGCAAGCTAAATCTGGGGATTTATTGGGAGCATTGGCTTTTTATAACCAAGCTACTAAAATGCAACCAGAAGATCATGAATATTGGTTTAACCAAGGGTTGACACTATTTCATTTACAACGGCTCACCGAAGCGATCGCAGCTTATGACCAAGCTCTGAGTCTAAAACCTGATTTCCACAAGGCCTGGTACAACAGAGGGGGTATTCTAGGGGAGTTTGGAGACTTTGATAATGCGATCGCTTCTTTTGATCAAGCTATCCAATTTAAACCCGATTACCAAGAAGCTTGGTCTAGTCGCGGTTTAGCACTGCTGAAGTTAGGACTAATTTGGGAAGCCATTTCTAGTTATGACCAAGCCCTGAAATTACAACCCCATGACCAAGAAACCTGGTATTACAGAGGGGTAGCCCTAGCGGTGGGTGAACAATACGAAGATGCGATCGCATCCTATGACCGAGCCATAGATATCCAACCCGACTATCACGAAGTCTGGATTGATCGGGGTGTGGTGTTATTTAGCTTAAAACGTTGGTCAGAAGCCATTGAATCCTGGGATCAAGCCTTGTCAATTCAACCTGACGTTTACCTAGCTTGCTATAACCGAGGCATAGCCTTAGAGAACCTAGGAAGACGTGAAGAAGCCATCACTTCCTATCAACAAGCCATAACTATTAAGCCTGATTTTCATCCCGCCTGGTACAACCAAGCCGTAGCCCTATTTTACTTAGATAGATTTCCTGAAGCGATCGCTTGCTATGATAGCGCCTTAGAAATCAAACTAGACTACTGGGAAGCGTGGCTAGGTCGCGCTGGAGCCGTTGCTAACTTAGTTAATGACAAATTACCCCTGAATATACCCAGTAGCATCGCAGCATCCAACCCAGCCCTCAATCAGCGCGGCTATGAAGGTAAATTAGCCACATATCAAGAAGGATTAAAATATCTTCGTCCCGATACCCACCCCGAAGGTTGGGGAAGATTGCATCTAGCAATGGGCAATACACACTACGAACAAGGTAAAAAACAACCCATCCCCCGCTATTTTTGGCAAAAAGCAGTATCTGAATACCAACAAGCACTATTAACTCTCACAGCAGAAGATTTTTCAGAATTGCATCTAGATGTTTTGCAATCTCTAACCAAAACACTCGTAGGTTTAGGACAAACAGCATCAGCCCAAGAAATACAACAACAAGGACTAGATTTATTACAACAATTACTCAATCAAACAACCCGTCCTGAACAAAGTAAAAAACAACTAGCTCTCAAATTTGCAGGACTAAAGCAATTGGCCGTTGATTTAGCCGTAAATGTTGGTGATTTAGTAGAAGCTTGGGAAATTGCCGAACAAGGTAAAAATACCTGTTTAAAATTACTGCTTTCTAGTTGGAGTGAAGAAATTTATTTCCCTAACTATGATGCAATTCAACAACTACTTAATCCAACAACAGCAATAATCTACTGGCATCTCAGCCCAGCAGCTTTACACACATTTATTATAAAAGATCAAGCCCCTTCACCCATTCTTTTATTAACGCCAATACAAGATATAGAAGCCATACCTGAAGCAGTAAAACGCTTAGTTGAATTTGAAGCCTGGTTAGAAAATTGGCAAAAAGAATATCCAGCAAATAATCACTATCATTCTCGTAATTGGGAGATAGAGCAGAGGTTATTAAAACTGCAAAACATTCTAAATATTTCCACAATTATTCAGGAACTTGAATGTATCACTAACCTGATTTTAATTCCCCATCGTGATTTACATAAATTGCCGCTGCAAGCACTATTTCCTCTTCATCAGCCAGATTTGCCAAATTACACCATCAACTATTTACCCAGTATTCAAATAGGGCTTAACCTGAAAACAAATTCATTATCAAATTGGCAACAACAAAAATTTCTGAGTGTAGAAAATCCCGCAAGCTTAGATAATAAAGACTCTTCGGAGTTTGCATCTGTAATTGTGAGACAGATGTTTGATTATGCCCAGCATATCAAAGGTACACAAGTCACCAGAGATAATTTAGAAAATGCTTTAGTGGCAGATTACAACATCTTTCATTTTACTGGCCATGCTATTAACAATTTGAGTGAAGTCCGAAAATCTGCTTTGGTATTAGCCAATGAAGACAAACTGACTTTAGAACAAATTAACCAACAGACTTTTACAAATTACAATCTTTTTACCCTCACCAATTCTGAAAATGTGATTAATAAAAATCAGAATATCAGCGGTGAGTATGTAGGTTTAGCCACTGGTTTATTAAATGCAGGTGTTCCCTATGTGGTAAGTACAATTTGGACTGTAGAATCATCGGTAACTAATTTAGTAATTATAGAGTTTTACCGCAGATTACTTACTCATCATTCACCAATTATATCCTTAGCTGAAGCAACAACTTGGTTGAGAAATATAACAGTTGTAGAACTAATTGCATGGTATGAAGATTTATTACCTAATTTGCATCCAGAAGAATTCCAACTCAGAAACTATGTAGCCACACAAATTGATAAACATAGCAAATTAGCATCTTATAAACAGCCTTACAATAATCCTTATTACTGGGCAACATTTATCATTACAGGATGTAATTGA
- a CDS encoding M20 family metallopeptidase, whose translation MISTIPNSSTENLANVRFQIRTLQPQLIEWRRRIHQKPELGFQEKLTAEFISQKLQQWGIEHQTGVAETGIVAIIKGEKSQHGKVLAIRADMDALPIKEENEVTYCSQHNGVMHACGHDGHTAIALGTAYYLHHHRQDFAGTVKIIFQPAEEGPGGAKPMIEAGVLKNPDVEAIIGLHLWNDLPIGTVGVRSGGFMAAVDFFNCTILGKGGHGALPHQTIDSVVVAAQIVNALQTIVARNVNPLDSAVVTIGELHAGTRMNVIADTARMSGSVRYFNTDLAGFFKQRIEQIIAGVCQSHGANYELEYINLYPPVINDIGMAELVRNVAEEVVETPLGIIPECQIMGSEDMSFFLQAVPGCYFFLGSANAEKKLNYPHHHPRFDFDETALVMGVEMFVRCVEKFFS comes from the coding sequence ATGATTTCTACAATCCCAAATTCTTCTACTGAAAATCTTGCTAATGTGCGGTTTCAAATTCGTACTTTACAACCGCAATTAATAGAATGGAGAAGACGCATACATCAAAAACCAGAATTGGGTTTTCAAGAAAAATTAACGGCTGAGTTTATTTCTCAAAAGTTGCAACAATGGGGAATTGAACATCAAACAGGTGTAGCCGAAACTGGCATTGTCGCCATTATCAAAGGTGAAAAATCTCAGCATGGTAAAGTTTTAGCAATTCGTGCTGATATGGATGCTTTACCAATTAAAGAAGAGAATGAAGTGACCTATTGCTCACAGCATAATGGAGTGATGCACGCTTGCGGACATGACGGTCATACAGCGATCGCACTGGGAACAGCATACTATCTCCATCACCATCGTCAAGACTTTGCTGGAACGGTGAAAATTATCTTCCAACCCGCAGAAGAAGGGCCAGGAGGTGCAAAACCCATGATAGAAGCAGGGGTACTCAAAAACCCAGATGTTGAGGCCATTATCGGGTTACACCTATGGAATGATCTTCCTATTGGTACAGTAGGAGTCCGTTCGGGCGGTTTTATGGCTGCTGTAGACTTCTTTAACTGCACCATTTTAGGTAAAGGTGGACATGGCGCATTACCCCATCAAACTATTGATTCAGTCGTCGTTGCTGCCCAAATCGTCAATGCCTTACAAACCATTGTTGCCAGAAACGTCAACCCCTTAGATTCAGCGGTGGTGACAATAGGTGAACTCCACGCCGGCACCAGAATGAATGTCATTGCTGATACAGCCAGAATGAGTGGCTCAGTCAGATATTTTAATACTGATTTAGCTGGCTTTTTTAAACAACGTATTGAGCAAATCATTGCTGGAGTTTGCCAAAGTCATGGTGCAAATTATGAATTGGAATATATCAATCTTTACCCTCCAGTCATTAATGATATCGGGATGGCAGAATTAGTGCGAAATGTAGCCGAAGAAGTTGTAGAAACCCCTTTAGGTATCATCCCAGAATGCCAAATTATGGGTAGTGAAGATATGTCATTTTTCCTGCAAGCAGTTCCAGGTTGTTATTTCTTTTTAGGTTCAGCTAATGCAGAGAAAAAGTTAAATTATCCCCATCATCATCCCCGATTTGACTTTGATGAAACCGCTTTAGTCATGGGTGTAGAAATGTTTGTTAGGTGTGTAGAAAAATTTTTTAGCTGA
- the dnaX gene encoding DNA polymerase III subunit gamma/tau, translating into MSYEPLHHKYRPKSFAELVGQEAIATTLTNAIGSSKIAPAYLFTGPRGTGKTSSARILAKSLNCLKSDKPTAEPCGVCDSCQGIAKSYSLDVIEIDAASNTGVDNIRELIEKAQFAPVQCRYKVYVIDECLTGDSLVLTDEGLVRIDNPSIEGKKVLSYNDSSGKWEFKKIVRWLDQGEKQTLVIKTTNRDIRCTSNHLIRTEQGWIPARDVKEGVKILSPVNVDIPYPQWTTNLEKVESVHLAGVEQVYDIEVEDNHNFVANGLLVHNCHMLSTAAFNALLKTLEEPPKHIVFVLATTDPQRVLPTIISRCQRFDFRRIQLDAMVKHLNHIASQENINISADAVTLVGQLAQGGLRDAESLLDQLALVAGEVTPDQVWDLVGSVSEKDLLGLLDAIAQDNSEIVLDSTRQILDRGREPIIILQNFAAFYRDLLIAKTAPNRQDLVACTQQTWTALINFAQRLDITTILRGQQHLRTAEVQLKNTTQPRLWLEVTLLGLLPSANIQPQAPSIPQQVNTPAVSPTSYQPATPPPAAYTQPNYQSAVSSPAAYTPTNHQSIAATPPPTYTQANHNSAPNTESSPPEPVYANPPTVTHQTAPLQEIAAGSEYDLPQVWQQVRANFPMPSRQALLGQMCQLIEFNGIEARVAVKGLKWYETLKSDLPMMKAAFQKTFQREILVNLELATSSGSTSARKNPPPQDSTRVQQPPTTPSYNQPIQPLTPAPAPQPQQTQPPPAPTITEPVAANTAPVQTLSPPPTQTPVPTWDHDELANAAKSLATFFSGEIIRLTDDTFDLSDATPSTEVEIYESDYDYD; encoded by the coding sequence ATGTCTTACGAACCCCTACACCACAAGTATCGCCCGAAAAGTTTTGCTGAATTGGTGGGACAAGAAGCGATCGCTACTACCCTCACCAATGCGATTGGCTCATCTAAAATTGCCCCTGCCTATTTATTCACTGGCCCCAGAGGTACGGGGAAAACTTCTAGCGCCCGAATTTTGGCAAAATCTTTAAATTGTCTTAAAAGTGACAAACCAACTGCTGAACCCTGTGGAGTTTGTGATAGTTGTCAAGGCATTGCTAAAAGCTATTCTCTCGATGTCATAGAAATCGACGCTGCTAGTAACACTGGTGTCGATAATATCAGAGAATTAATTGAAAAGGCACAATTTGCCCCTGTGCAGTGTCGCTACAAGGTTTATGTAATTGATGAATGCCTCACAGGAGATTCATTGGTTTTAACCGATGAAGGGCTTGTTCGCATTGATAACCCCAGTATTGAAGGCAAGAAAGTCCTTAGTTACAATGATTCATCTGGCAAGTGGGAATTCAAAAAAATTGTTCGTTGGTTAGACCAAGGAGAAAAGCAAACCTTAGTTATCAAAACCACTAACCGCGACATTAGATGCACAAGTAATCATTTAATCAGAACAGAGCAGGGATGGATACCAGCAAGAGACGTAAAAGAAGGTGTGAAGATACTATCTCCTGTGAATGTGGATATTCCATACCCGCAATGGACTACAAATTTGGAGAAGGTCGAATCTGTTCACCTCGCTGGAGTTGAGCAAGTCTATGATATTGAAGTTGAGGATAATCATAACTTTGTAGCTAACGGGCTTCTAGTCCATAATTGTCATATGTTAAGTACCGCAGCCTTTAATGCGTTACTGAAGACACTAGAAGAACCACCTAAGCATATTGTTTTTGTTTTAGCGACAACCGACCCCCAGCGCGTATTACCAACAATTATTTCTCGTTGTCAAAGATTTGATTTTAGACGCATTCAGTTAGATGCGATGGTGAAGCATTTAAACCATATTGCTTCCCAAGAAAATATTAATATTTCTGCTGATGCTGTCACCTTAGTAGGACAACTTGCTCAGGGAGGCTTGCGAGATGCGGAAAGTTTACTAGATCAATTAGCTTTAGTTGCTGGGGAAGTGACACCAGATCAAGTGTGGGATTTAGTGGGTTCAGTCAGTGAAAAAGATTTATTAGGTTTGTTAGATGCGATCGCTCAAGATAATTCCGAAATCGTCCTAGACTCTACCAGGCAAATCCTAGATCGGGGCAGAGAACCCATCATAATTCTCCAAAATTTCGCTGCCTTCTATCGAGATTTACTCATAGCCAAAACCGCCCCAAATCGTCAAGATTTAGTCGCTTGTACTCAACAAACCTGGACAGCACTAATTAACTTTGCCCAAAGGTTAGACATAACCACCATTTTGCGCGGACAGCAACACCTCAGAACCGCAGAAGTTCAACTGAAAAACACCACCCAGCCCCGTTTGTGGTTAGAAGTCACATTACTCGGTTTATTACCTAGTGCCAATATTCAGCCACAAGCGCCCAGTATTCCTCAGCAAGTAAATACACCTGCGGTATCTCCAACTTCTTACCAACCAGCTACACCACCACCAGCAGCTTATACCCAACCAAACTATCAATCAGCAGTATCTTCACCAGCAGCTTATACCCCAACAAATCATCAATCAATAGCAGCTACTCCACCACCAACATATACCCAAGCAAATCACAATTCAGCACCTAATACAGAATCTTCACCACCAGAACCTGTATATGCTAATCCTCCAACAGTGACACATCAAACCGCACCTTTGCAGGAAATCGCGGCAGGATCAGAGTATGACTTACCTCAAGTTTGGCAACAAGTGCGTGCTAATTTTCCCATGCCTTCCAGACAAGCTTTATTAGGGCAAATGTGCCAGCTAATAGAGTTCAATGGTATTGAAGCGCGTGTCGCTGTCAAAGGATTAAAATGGTACGAAACACTCAAATCTGACCTGCCAATGATGAAGGCAGCTTTTCAAAAAACTTTTCAGCGTGAAATCCTAGTAAATTTAGAACTAGCAACTTCATCAGGTTCCACCTCAGCCAGAAAAAATCCTCCCCCGCAAGATTCCACTCGCGTTCAACAGCCACCAACCACACCCAGCTACAACCAGCCAATTCAACCTCTAACACCAGCACCAGCACCCCAACCACAACAAACCCAACCACCACCAGCACCAACAATAACTGAGCCTGTAGCAGCTAACACAGCCCCTGTCCAAACCCTATCACCCCCACCAACCCAAACACCTGTGCCAACTTGGGATCATGACGAATTGGCAAATGCGGCTAAAAGTCTGGCAACTTTTTTCTCTGGGGAAATTATTCGCCTCACAGATGATACTTTCGATTTATCAGATGCTACACCTTCAACAGAAGTTGAGATATATGAATCAGATTATGACTATGATTAA